The window TTTTACGTCACTGATTTTTATACATCAGTCGCATAAAGTGAGGTCATAATAGCGCCGCGGTAGCCTCGCCATTTTCGCAGCCCTTTGTGCGCGACCATCCGCCGTTTGCTCCGTTTTATCGGGCGATTTGTCGACTCGGGTTTTTAATCCTGTTGCAGAAAGATGCAAGGAAACAGAGGCCCCCAGCAGAACCACGGCCCTAACCGGCAGCCCGGACCCGGAGAGCAGAGGAAACCCGGAGGGACAAACACGAACGGGCAGCAGCCGGAGCACAGCGAGCACAGCAGCCTGAATGAGGCCTTGACTCTGGACCTGCAGAGCTTCAGGAAACCCGGGGAGAAGACCTTCACCCAGCGCAGCAGGCTGTTTGTAGGAAACCTCCCCACGGGGGTCACCGAGGAGGACCTCGAGAAGCTGTTCGCGAAGTATGGCCAAGCCAACGAGATCTTTGTCAACAAGGAGAGAGGCTTCGGCTTCATTCGACTAGAAACCAGGATCATCGCTGAGATCGCCAGAGCCGAGCTGGATGATACTCCGTTCAGAGGTAGACCCATACGGGTGAGGTTTGCGACACACGGGGCCGCTTTAACTGTGAAGAATCTGCCAGAGTTTGTGTCCAACGAGCTGCTGGAAGAGGCCTTTGCTGTCTTTGGTCAGATAGAGAGAGCTGTGATCATAGTGGATGACCGAGGGAGGCCCACAGGGAAGGGAATCGTGGAGTACACTTCAAAGCCAGCTGCAAGAAAGGCTTTGGATAAGTGCAGTGATGGTGCCTACCTGCTCACAGCTTTCCCTCGGCCTATCACGGTGGAGCCTATGGAGCAGtttgatgaagaggagggaCTGTCAGAAAAGCTCATAAACAAAAACCAGCAGTACCACAAAGAGCGCGAGCAGCCGCCACGGTTTGCTCAGCCAGGTACCTTCGAGTACGAGTATGCCATGCGCTGGAAGGCGCTGATGGAGATGGAGAAGCAGCAGTATGAGATGGTGGACCGCAACATGAAGGAGGCACAGGAGAAGCTGGAGGCTGAGATGGAGGCGGCCAGACACGAGCACCAAGTGATGCTGATGAGACAGGACCTGCTGAGGCGTCAGGAGGAGCTGCGGAGGATGGAGGAGCTCCACAGTCAAGAGGTGCAGAAGAGGAAACAGGCAGAGCTCCGGCAGGAGGAGGAACGccggaggagagaggaggagatgaggatgCGCAATGAAGAGATGATGAAGAGGCAGCAGGAGGGCTTCAGGGGCAACTTCCCTGAAAACAGAGAGCAAGAAATGAGGATGCATATGGGCGGCCATGGGATGCCCATGAACAGAAACTCACTCGGTGGGAATTCTGGTCCCGCGGGCACTCCCGGGATGCCTCCTGAGAATGCTCCTCTGATGCCGGGGCCCGGAAACGCCAACATGCCCGGAGGAGGCCAGGGTGGCTTCCCCAGAGGCCTGCCCGGGCCTGGGGACTATGGACCTAACAAACAACGCAGATTTTGAAtaacatgttctttttttcccgTTTCATACTCactgtatttttaaagtttatgtgAGAGTTACTTTTGAActctttactttacttttgaaaatgttgcatgtttttttttttactagtgCTTTTGAATTATGTTTTAGTACTAAAATGTCTTCAAACTCTCCAAATAAGCCAtgtgttttactttcatttctCACCTTAATGTACTTTTCATATGGATAGAAGATGTTTTTGTCCTGAATTTATTGACTTTATTGGAATAAATTCACAATTCCCTAAgaagtttgttttattcagaGTAGCCCAACACTCAAGATTTCTAAATGTCTTTCAAAACCATATGAAGCCAGATGTGTCACCACCTCAGCAGGTTTTATTCACAAAACTGACAGAATCAAGACACTTTGCAatgattgatagatagatagatagatgtacTTGTATTACAGCAGCAGGTTATCCAGGCATTGCAAGGGAACAGTAAATGTCAGTGTAAATATACATATCAACACTAGAGGAGGGAAATATATATctatagaagaataaaaacaacaaatagctCAATATAAGAAAAAACCTTAGCATACactataaatataacaaaatataaacacaagaTAACATACTATATACATTAGACAAGTGAGGTGGAGTATAAAGATGCACAAATTCACCATGAGCAAAGTTACTGAAGGAGCAAAACAGGAGTTTGGTTGAGACAAAAACTATAAAGCTGAGAGTTCTCTGTTAGACAGATGTAAGGTGTTGTAGAGTTGTTGCTTTGGGCATGAAAGATTTCCTGTATCAGTCTTTGTGACAGTGAAGCTGAACCAGTCTGTTAGAGAAAGTACTCCACTGTCTGTCCAGTAGGTGGTGGAGAGGACGGTCAGGATTATCCATAATGGATAACAGTTTGTTTTATGGTAATCTATAAAGGGTGTGTCTCACTGGTTCTTGGTTCAGCGCTGAATCGCTGCTGTCAATTGGATTTTGTGCACTAATAGAGTATTGATTTAATTAACACTGAGGCGCTTATGAATCAATGACTTGAAACAAAATTCCAGGGCAGCATATGTCACATCATCAACATAATGTCCTGCATTTAAGGCAGAAGatgtttcaaaaacaaacaaaagttgtAAGAAAAAGCTGTGCAAATTAACAGTGTGCATGGTGTCGTTTCACTGAGGTGTCAGTGTGtaaaacagctgctgaaaaaGTTAACAAGCAATGACAATAATATTGGTTATGTTGGGGATATTATTGCCAATACCTGCTTATGggtttatttaaattaaatttagaaTTAATGGTATAATCTGCAGCTGTGTTCACCCTGCTGTGCCACACGTGTCATAGAACATAATAGGTCTTCATATGTTATTTGGACATGTCAACAGGAAGAGCACAAggtttattaacattaataatgggTGCTGTCCACTTAGGTGTGCCACAGTTATGGTTTACACAGTTGTTATTGCATTCATCCGACGTCTGACTCACTGGGGAATCTATTTCCTACTGGACTAGACAGAAGTTTAGTGTCTCGCCTAAGAGAGTTTCAGTGAATGAGGAATAAAGCACAGCAAACACTCAGGCCCACACAGCCTAAAGTGACACAGAGGGTAATGACACCTGCATACCTGCAGAGTGACAACAACCATACCATGTATGAACAGAGTGTCCTAAAGTGACACAACTCACTGTAACTGTCACTGACTAACAAGCCACAAGGAGATGGCAGTCTATTTTAAATCAGCAGTagcactttttttaaaaatcctgcCTTGTGTACAGGATGGATTAAATTTaccacaacagaaaaataaaggtgGTTTAGAGTAGCTTAATCATTCGGAGGAAAGGTAGTTTCATTAGTCAAAGTTCACTGAAGTGAAAGTATTCAAAGTTTgtatttaaatgctgttttagctcctggtGCTGATTCCAGGACAGATCTGTGCCGTGTCAGCAGGCTGTATACACACCACTCTCCTGTGTTTGAGTTTCATGAAGAAGTCATCCATCTAGTGATCTGTCAAGATTGAAACCCAAATAGAGACACCGTGCATAGAAAGTCTGACTTGCATAATAGCTCAAGGCCCATGCATGAGCCAGACTAGTGCTGTGTTTATTCTGGAAAGAGCTGAGTTGTATCATCATAGTTTGCGTTgttgcagaggaggaaaaaagcagCTGCATATTGATGTTTTGGTGTAACTTGTGGTTGGACACCTGCTGAGTAGAAACCAAACTTCTATGCAGAAAGGTTAAAGAATAAAGTCAGAAAAGTAACAATGGGAAAATGTGAGAATAAAATCAATGATATTATTGTCAAGTCTCCTCTAAAACATCCTAAATATCTCGTAATTGCAGATATTTGAGGATCCTCCAACTGTATCTCCATCACGCAAAGGTTTTACGTCCTCCTCAGCTGATAGACAAGACCTTTCTGAGGAAACTGCCCTTCACCCTTATCCAAGTCTAAAATGTCAAGATAACCTTCTTGTTCCACCAGCATGCACAACGAGACCTCCataaatgatgaatgataaGAACTCAGTCATAAAGAGGGGAAAGTGTGTGTTATCTGGATGTGAAATCAGCAACGACTTTGAGCAAAATTGTGTAGATAGGTACTTTTTAAACACTCTGTACTTTGGAGGATAGACAGTGAGAGATTTTCTGCATCTCTCCCTGTGTaagatgtttctttttgtaTCAATCATTAATCTGAGGCTTTTGAGACCCCACTATAGAAAAGCGTAGATTAGCATGTTGTCATGATTTCATGTTACAGTAGATAATGCATGCATAGCATTCAGGATTATATAAACTGTGACTTACAGTGTATTTGTTAAGATAATGCTTAATTGTGAATGTATTGAGGctcatattgtatatatatatatatatatatatatatatatatatatatatatattcatacacacacacacacacacacacacacatatatatatatatataaaaattctAATTAGCAGCATTTATGAAAATGGAACACCTGTATAAGACGATGCAATCAGATACTGCactaaaaacaaagcaacaaaaatacCATTATCTTAAATCACGACTTCTCTGATAGTCTCAacaaaaaagttacattttaacAGTAAATATGACAAAGCATAAATTCTACCTTTGTGATAAGGTGGTAGTATTTATTGTAAGACAGATTCAGatcaaataaaatctgattttatgaGCAAGTCTACATAttgtagtgtttgtgtgctgtctTAGAGGAAAACCCGGGTCAGTTTCAGAATTCCTTGAAATGACGGTgctatctttttctttttcttttttttttttttttaaaaaaaaaaagcatattacCAACATATTTTGTATACTGTATGCTGAAATTGCTTACAAATATTATGTATTTAATATCATATTTTGTCAATGGAATTATGGTGTTGTTGTGACTACTGTTACGGTGGACTACATTACTAGTTGATACAAGTTGTCAaaattgttattgttgtaaattgttgcattattatataattactatattattatattagtaCTGTTAGTATAATAGTACTGTACATTACAGTGCAAATTGTAGCAGCAACCAAATGTCACCTGGCCTGCACCTGTAAAGATTTCTCAGGATGTTGTCATTTCTTTCAGAAATGCAGATGTCCAAAGAATTTTGGCcaatatttgtaaaaactttATGAATGAGTCCCTTGTGTATGTGACGATAGACACTCATAAAGAATATGTGACAGCCCAGTACACTCTGCACGGCTCATGGTTATACAAAGATGATACAATGGAGCAGGAATATAATAATTAAACGATAAATCAGGGTAGAAATTGATTTAAACACAGAAGAGCGGGGTACACCACAGTAGAAGAAATATTACTTTGAAGAGATTGTCTCAGTGCTGCGCAGCCACTTTTGGGATACTTAAGCTGATAAGGAGCAGATGAATCGATACTCATGCTAATAAATCACATGATTTTACCTTTTATTCAACAGTCTTCGCTGCAGTATGCAACAGTTTCTGTCGTGCTGGCTAAGTTACAAATTTCTTCGTGCTGCCATTACTTATCAGCACATGACAGAACAAAGAACATCACCATATCTACCCCATTTCTTCTTGTCCTTTTTACCATCTCTGTTTATCACAAATTTAAATGCTTACGCACCTTCGCCCTGATAGCTCTGATGCCCTGTGGCATGACTGTTCAACCTTggttttcagttttatctcGCCTACAACCTTGACATGTGATAACGACATTAATTGCAAAGTTAATCTTAGACTGTGGGATGTGATACAGGAAATGATTAGTCATATTGTCAAGGCACGACGGCCTGCTACCATCTTCAGACTGTCActtttataaagaaaatgtcagaaaaaaatgtaacgGGGACATCAGCAGATAGATTTCTTTCTCTGAACCTTATAGACTAGATAGCCGTCACACATCAGTGTCATATAAATGATGGTCTAAAGGTCATGTTCGGACCTGCTCTAGCCTAATATACTTTGTATGTGAGTGGCATATGCCTAATAACCTCTACCCTtacaacaatacaaaaaaatcctATGTGCTGATGGTTGTGAAGAGATTGACCTGATTCAGATAAACCTATATCTATACATTTATCTGTCCTCAATAGTCAAAAAGTCCAAATGTCACAGATGAGCAAAAGCAAAGTATGACTCAGGTGGACAGGAGAgactgtagcactttgagtttcataatgaatgaaaagtgcgcAACAAATTAAAcgtattattaatattattattatataagtGAAAAACTGGGTGCGGTTGTTATTATGGACTCTTCTGTAGTTTCTCTCAGCTGCTTGGCATCTCCCA of the Thunnus maccoyii chromosome 9, fThuMac1.1, whole genome shotgun sequence genome contains:
- the nono gene encoding non-POU domain-containing octamer-binding protein codes for the protein MQGNRGPQQNHGPNRQPGPGEQRKPGGTNTNGQQPEHSEHSSLNEALTLDLQSFRKPGEKTFTQRSRLFVGNLPTGVTEEDLEKLFAKYGQANEIFVNKERGFGFIRLETRIIAEIARAELDDTPFRGRPIRVRFATHGAALTVKNLPEFVSNELLEEAFAVFGQIERAVIIVDDRGRPTGKGIVEYTSKPAARKALDKCSDGAYLLTAFPRPITVEPMEQFDEEEGLSEKLINKNQQYHKEREQPPRFAQPGTFEYEYAMRWKALMEMEKQQYEMVDRNMKEAQEKLEAEMEAARHEHQVMLMRQDLLRRQEELRRMEELHSQEVQKRKQAELRQEEERRRREEEMRMRNEEMMKRQQEGFRGNFPENREQEMRMHMGGHGMPMNRNSLGGNSGPAGTPGMPPENAPLMPGPGNANMPGGGQGGFPRGLPGPGDYGPNKQRRF